In the Leptospira sp. WS4.C2 genome, one interval contains:
- a CDS encoding methyltransferase domain-containing protein, translating into MKESDIRPKELLKQYLDLVQVDAEKLDKSKFTEIPCPACNSKITNSHLNKSGYTYQKCSECGSLFCNPRPSKEMLDDFYSVGISSKFWSEHFFPAVAEKRREILFRPKAKKIFDFLTGLNFNPNQICDVGSGYGIFLEELKSFYPKASLFGIEPSEEMAAISRSKGIETLVAMAENSAVWEGEFDLVISSEVIEHVFSPIEFLNSVKKLAKPGGYVLLTGLGYEGFDILTLQERSNSIFPPHHINFMSVKGFETLFERLNFSAIEVFTPGELDVDIVISNDSKNEFMSVLKTRGEAAIKELQELLKKYKLSSHVWVFARV; encoded by the coding sequence ATGAAAGAAAGCGATATTCGACCAAAGGAATTACTCAAACAATATTTAGATTTGGTGCAAGTAGATGCAGAAAAATTAGATAAATCTAAATTCACTGAAATTCCTTGTCCTGCTTGCAATTCAAAGATTACGAACAGTCATCTTAATAAATCAGGTTATACTTACCAAAAATGTTCTGAATGTGGAAGTCTATTTTGTAATCCACGACCCTCGAAAGAAATGTTAGATGATTTTTATTCCGTTGGTATTTCATCTAAATTCTGGTCTGAACATTTTTTCCCCGCAGTCGCAGAGAAAAGAAGAGAAATTCTATTTCGACCTAAGGCAAAAAAGATCTTCGACTTTCTTACTGGTCTAAATTTTAATCCCAATCAAATTTGTGATGTAGGTTCAGGTTATGGAATTTTTTTAGAGGAGCTAAAGAGCTTTTATCCTAAGGCTTCTTTATTTGGAATTGAACCTTCGGAAGAAATGGCTGCGATATCACGTTCGAAAGGTATTGAAACTTTGGTGGCTATGGCTGAAAATTCTGCAGTATGGGAGGGGGAATTTGATTTAGTAATCTCTTCTGAAGTAATTGAACATGTTTTTTCTCCTATAGAATTTTTAAACTCAGTAAAAAAGTTAGCAAAACCTGGCGGTTATGTATTATTAACGGGTCTTGGTTATGAAGGTTTTGATATTCTTACTTTGCAAGAACGATCTAACAGTATTTTTCCCCCCCATCATATAAACTTTATGAGTGTTAAGGGGTTTGAGACTTTATTCGAAAGATTAAATTTTTCAGCTATTGAAGTGTTTACTCCAGGTGAGCTTGATGTGGATATCGTTATTTCTAATGATTCCAAAAATGAATTCATGAGTGTTTTGAAAACGCGAGGCGAAGCGGCAATTAAGGAATTGCAAGAGCTTTTAAAAAAATATAAACTGAGTTCGCATGTATGGGTTTTTGCAAGAGTATAA
- a CDS encoding acyltransferase: MFTNLKKVLSKYSFWELVAFVGYETYLKTLEFISTFVFRCKVFFWRIQIGISPKVSGKIIIYKYPGSKIELGNNFSSISHPSRAMAASIFSPTSLKTLSNTSRIIIGERVGLNGTSITSRSRSIQIGDDVMIAANVSILDSDFHVIFPPEGRLTNPGYEFDQDIKIQKNVWIGTRSIILKGVSIGENSVIAAGSVVTKSIPPNVVAGGVPAKVIRKINSNQKIR, translated from the coding sequence ATGTTCACTAATTTAAAAAAAGTCCTTTCTAAGTATTCATTTTGGGAACTCGTTGCTTTTGTTGGATATGAAACTTACTTAAAAACATTGGAATTCATATCCACTTTTGTCTTTCGCTGTAAGGTATTCTTCTGGCGAATTCAGATTGGAATATCGCCAAAAGTATCTGGAAAAATTATAATTTACAAATATCCCGGTAGTAAAATTGAACTTGGAAATAATTTCTCTTCTATATCCCATCCATCAAGGGCAATGGCAGCATCCATTTTTTCACCAACTTCTCTGAAAACACTATCGAATACATCCAGAATAATAATCGGAGAGCGTGTTGGCTTGAATGGAACGTCCATTACATCAAGATCACGATCCATTCAGATTGGCGATGATGTAATGATCGCAGCAAATGTCAGCATTTTGGATTCGGATTTCCACGTTATCTTTCCGCCAGAAGGAAGGTTGACAAATCCAGGTTATGAATTTGATCAAGACATCAAAATTCAAAAGAATGTTTGGATAGGAACTAGATCAATTATATTAAAGGGTGTGTCTATTGGTGAGAATTCAGTAATTGCGGCAGGTAGCGTGGTGACAAAATCAATTCCACCTAATGTAGTTGCTGGTGGTGTCCCTGCAAAGGTGATACGAAAAATAAATTCTAATCAGAAAATTAGATAA